A window of Nicotiana tabacum cultivar K326 chromosome 24, ASM71507v2, whole genome shotgun sequence contains these coding sequences:
- the LOC142178044 gene encoding uncharacterized protein LOC142178044, translated as MSSSPQSADTLTSGTTTTNIPAPAVTIAAGVIDSAHPYYLHPSDYPGMNLVSSTFDGKGYGEIAESVLYSQSTNDIWGDLEDRFGQTNGAKLFQLHKELNSVVQGNSNVSTYFTKMKSLWDELDALNTNSTCVCECECGTKVKSLKAHQDEILLQFLIGLNDIFIGDEKQREIHAASAYSEESASFISTNHPGNFRRFNMQKTNFESKRNTGTCSYCKKPEHSIDKCYRIYGFLADFKFTRQKRFQVGAQANNTFLSNEENEQGTTNAIGVQNLTKETVAEVLQLLQEVKMGQNSAGTSDVTANMSCAGMTNFHENVACSIQINDESCILDSGAT; from the exons ATGAGTTCTTCACCACAGTCGGCTGATACTTTAACTTCTGGTACTACAACCACCAATATTCCTGCACCTGCAGTCACCATTGCTGCAGGAGTGATTGACTCTGCTCACCCTTACTATCTTCATCCTTCTGACTATCCAGGGATGAACCTTGTATCCTCAACCTTTGATGGAAAAGGATATGGAG AAATAGCTGAGAGTGTTCTTTACTCACAGAGTACAAATGATATATGGGGTGACCTGGAAGACAGATTCGGTCAGACAAATGGAGCAAAACTATTCCAATTACATAAAGAATTAAATTCAGTGGTGCAAGGAAATTCAAATGTATCAACTTACTTCACCAAAATGAAGAGCTTATGGGATGAATTAGATGCACTCAACACAAATTCTACTTGTGTTTGTGAGTGTGAATGTGGGACAAAAGTCAAAAGCTTGAAAGCACACCAAGATGAGATACTACTGCAGTTCCTAATTGGATTGAATGACATATTCATTGGGG ATGAGAAACAGAGGGAGATACATGCTGCCTCTGCATACTCAGAGGAATCTGCCTCATTCATTTCTACAAACCATCCAGGAAACTTCAGGAGATTTAATATGCAGAAAACAAACTTTGAATCTAAGAGAAATACAGGTACTTGTTCCTATTGCAAGAAACCTGAACATAGCATAGACAAGTGTTATAGAATTTATGGATTTTTGGCTGATTTCAAGTTCACAAGGCAGAAAAGGTTTCAGGTGGGTGCCCAGGCAAACAATACTTTCCTCTCAAATGAGGAAAATGAACAGGGAACAACAAATGCAATAGGAGTTCAGAACCTTACCAAGGAAACTGTGGCTGAGGTGCTGCAGCTTCTTCAGGAAGTAAAAATGGGACAAAACAGTGCAGGAACCTCTGATGTTACAGCAAATATGAGTTGTGCTGGTATGACCAACTTCCATGAAAATGTTGCCTGTTCAATTCAAATCAATGATGAATCTTGTATATTGGATAGTGGAGCAACATAA